A genomic region of Raphanus sativus cultivar WK10039 chromosome 6, ASM80110v3, whole genome shotgun sequence contains the following coding sequences:
- the LOC108806465 gene encoding probable hexosyltransferase MUCI70 — protein MLPERRSTVASSSSYQNNPSGQNDNSFILLRRGKKFGRIGKLKLSHLFFFFVSLFFFSCLFSGHKLLFHGSELLPHSQRSNNHLKTHLFTSTELGIGLNSSHIQKPPGSKKRNKHLPCEVPLAESVNHILEPHEYLDSKPFSLGFLETETYDKPRFGGHQTLKERERSYSAINQTIHCGFVKGSNGLHHQGSSGFDLSEKDRAYMKNCVVSVSSCIFGSSDFLRRPATKKISEFSKRNVCFVMFVDEQTLSKLASEGHVPDKQGFVGLWKLVVVSNLPYTDMRKTGKVPKFLSHRLFPSSRYSIWIDSKMRLTTDPILIIDFFLWRTKSEFAISNHYDRHCVWDEVLQNKRLNKYNHTAIDEQFMFYRSDGLKKFNPSDPNSPLPSYVPEGSFIVRAHTPMSNLFSCLWFNEVDRFTSRDQLSFAYTYLKLQRLNPDRPLRLNMFKDCERRALTKLFHHRVESSPPSPPA, from the exons ATGTTACCGGAGAGAAGAAGCacggttgcttcttcttcttcttaccagAACAACCCTTCTGGTCAGAATGATAATTCGTTTATACTTCTTAGAAGAGGAAAGAAGTTTGGTAGGATAGGGAAGTTGAAGCTCTCacacttgttcttcttcttcgtctcccttttcttcttctcttgccTCTTCTCTGGCCATAAACTTCTCTTTCATG GTTCTGAGTTGTTACCACACTCTCAGAGAAGCAACA ATCACTTGAAAACTCATCTCTTCACGTCAACGGAGCTTGGTATAGGATTAAACTCATCCCACATCCAAAAACCACCAGGAAGCAAGAAGAGAAACAAAC ATTTGCCTTGTGAAGTTCCACTTGCTGAATCTGTTAATCACATACTTGAGCCTCACGAGTATCTAGACTCCAAGCCCTTTTCTTTAGGCTTTCTAGAGACAGAGACATATGATAAACCTAGATTTGGAGGACACCAAACACTCAAGGAAAGAGAGAGGTCTTACTCTGCCATAAACCAGACAATTCACTGTGGTTTCGTCAAAGGAAGTAATGGACTTCATCATCAAGGCAGTAGTGGATTTGATCTGAGCGAGAAGGACAGAGCTTACATGAAGAACTGTGTTGTCTCTGTGTCTTCTTGCATTTTCGGAAGCTCTGATTTTCTAAGAAGACCTGCTACCAAAAAG aTCAGTGAGTTCTCGAAGCGAAACGTTTGTTTTGTGATGTTCGTTGACGAGCAAACACTGTCAAAACTAGCTAGCGAAGGTCATGTTCCGGACAAGCAAGGCTTTGTTGGTCTGTGGAAACTTGTGGTAGTTAGCAATTTGCCTTACACTGACATGAGGAAGACAGGGAAAGTTCCCAAGTTTCTGTCTCACCGCCTTTTCCCTTCTTCTAG gtATTCGATTTGGATAGACAGTAAGATGAGACTCACCACAGATCCTATCCTGATCATTGACTTCTTCTTGTGGAGAACAAAGTCAGAGTTTGCCATCTCTAACCATTACGACCGGCACTGTGTTTGGGATGAGGTGTTACAGAACAAACGGCTCAACAAGTACAACCATACAGCTATTGATGAGCAGTTTATGTTCTACAGATCAGATGGACTCAAGAAGTTTAACCCTTCGGATCCTAACTCTCCTCTTCCGAGCT atGTACCTGAAGGTTCTTTTATTGTAAGGGCTCATACGCCAATGTCAAACCTCTTCTCGTGTCTTTGGTTCAATGAAGTCGATCGGTTTACGTCACGAGATCAGTTGAGTTTTGCGTACACGTACCTTAAGCTTCAGAGACTCAATCCTGATAGACCATTACGCCTGAACATGTTCAAG GATTGTGAGCGTCGAGCATTGACTAAACTATTCCACCATCGCGTAGAGTCATCACCTCCTTCGCCTCCTGCTTGA